A window of the Rhineura floridana isolate rRhiFlo1 chromosome 13, rRhiFlo1.hap2, whole genome shotgun sequence genome harbors these coding sequences:
- the LOC133369106 gene encoding thyrotropin-releasing hormone receptor-like: MENISSKLDSPTNISLASGDGTLGLLEYKVISIFLVLGVCGIGIVGNVMVVLVVLTTRDMRTPTNCYLVSLALADLMVLVAAGLPNISDSLAGTWIYGFAGCLGITYFQYLGINASSCSITAFTVERYIAICHPMKAQTMCTVSRAKRIIAFMWLLTSLYCMLWFFLVDIAVNKSRQLECGYKVSRNLYLPIYLLDFALFFVTPLFLAMVLYGLIGRVLFHSPISQQPTALTERWQDRSGKEKNGMEANRSKAGSSRARVPISSRKQVTKMLAVVVVLFALLWMPYRTLVLVNSFMEHPYLDRWFLLFCRVCVYANSAINPVIYNLMSQKFRLAFKKLCKCGKVGQHQRRSLYTASSSYSVEKEPGSAHQQGHLKAKRQPSPKGAEKDLPAVEQAPASAQSKKEKMYFSAL; the protein is encoded by the exons ATGGAGAACATCAGCAGCAAGCTGGACAGCCCCACCAACATTTCCTTGGCAAGCGGCGATGGCACGCTGGGCCTGCTCGAATACAAGGTCATCTCCATCTTCCTGGTGTTGGGCGTCTGTGGAATTGGCATCGTTGGCAACGTTATGGTGGTGCTGGTGGTCCTCACTACCCGTGACATGAGGACTCCCACCAACTGCTATTTGGTTAGCCTGGCTCTGGCCGACCTGATGGTTCTGGTGGCTGCTGGTCTTCCCAACATCTCCGACAGCCTGGCAGGAACGTGGATCTATGGGTTCGCTGGCTGCCTTGGCATCACCTACTTCCAGTACTTGGGCATCAATGCCTCATCTTGCTCCATCACTGCCTTCACTGTGGAAAG GTACATTGCTATCTGCCACCCAATGAAAGCACAGACAATGTGCACGGTGTCACGTGCCAAGCGCATCATCGCGTTTATGTGGCTCCTCACCTCACTGTACTGCATGCTCTGGTTCTTCCTGGTGGACATCGCCGTCAACAAAAGCCGGCAGCTGGAGTGCGGCTACAAGGTCTCCCGCAACCTTTACCTGCCCATCTACCTCCTCGACTTTGCCCTCTTCTTCGTCACCCCTTTGTTCCTCGCCATGGTGCTCTATGGTCTCATTGGGAGGGTCCTCTTCCACAGCCCCATCTCACAACAGCCCACTGCCCTCACTGAACGCTGGCAAGACCGAAGTGGCAAGGAGAAGAATGGTATGGAGGCCAACCGGAGCAAGGCCGGCAGCTCAAGAGCCAGAGTGCCCATCTCCTCCAGGAAGCAG GTCACCAAGATGCTGGCCGTGGTGGTGGTCCTCTTTGCCCTGCTCTGGATGCCCTACCGGACGCTGGTGTTGGTGAACTCCTTTATGGAGCACCCCTACCTCGACCGCTGGTTCCTCCTCTTCTGCCGGGTCTGCGTCTATGCCAACAGCGCCATCAACCCCGTCATCTACAACCTCATGTCCCAGAAGTTCCGCCTCGCCTTCAAGAAGCTCTGCAAGTGCGGGAAGGTGGGGCAGCATCAACGGCGCAGCTTGTACACAGCTTCGAGCAGCTACAGTGTGGAGAAGGAACCAGGCAGCGCCCACCAGCAGGGTCACCTCAAGGCTAAGAGGCAACCGTCACCTAAAGGGGCAGAGAAGGACTTGCCTGCTGTGGAGCAGGCACCGGCATCTGCCCAGAGCAAGAAAGAGAAGATGTATTTCAGTGCGCTTTGA